ATTGTGAGTCGGAGGAATATGTTGAAGAATTAGAAAGGTAGTATGGTTTATCAATGATCTGCTTGTGTTTACAACTGACGGGCACCAGGTGGTATGAACGGAAAATCATTTAAAGAGTATTAGCAATGTGCCCCGGTTAATCATTGATCTGATTGTGTTTATAAGCATCGGCACCTTCCTCGGGCTATTGCCTTTGTTTTTCATCTTTCTACTAAGCAGCTCTGAATGATTTTCTAGTTTCTAGCTGGTTGTGCTTAGTTGTTGGATACTGATTACTGATGCTGGTTAAACTCCAAATTGCTATACCAAATACTTGTTCTTCTTTCTGGTTGGTCCATTCTCTTGTACTGAAGCATGACACtataaaaagagagaagcgATGAAGATAACTTTCTTTGGGTATCGATCTTCAAGAAAGCCAACTTGTTATCATGACCAAAAGATTTCTGACAATCGGTGATGAGATCAATTAATTGCTGAAACTCTAAAAATAAGCAGTTTACAATGGTGTAGTTACCAGAGATTTAAGCCATTATTCCTTGGTTTGTCATATTTTCGACCTCCCCTAAGCAATGGGTAATGTTTGTTATAATTTCTTCCTCCCCAGATGGTGAATCGCCACATACCTCAAACGTGGAGTCAGCAAATGAGTTGTCTAAGGAAGAGGTAGTAGAGATTAGGGTGTTCACTACCTCAGAAGACCGTGGATCCGATGATGATGAATGAGAAGCATCGGCATCTAAAAGTCATGATGGCTGGTTGGGTAAGTCGTGCCTGTCGTCTCTGATCTCATTTTAGGTGGAGATTCTGAAATGTTGGTTTGGATATGCTCTCTGCGCTTGTTGCTTGGCTTGTGTCTTCAGTGTATCTGGCACCTGCTGTTTTGCATGGAGGGGTGCACCATATTCTCTTGCTGTGCCACTACTGTCATTCCACAAATTCATAAAAGCTTTAGTTTTTACCATTATATGCATCAAATCAGAGGCTTGTATCTACTCATAACCCACATTTGTTTGTTGAGTTATATGAATTTACTTTGACCATCGGGAAATTATTGCCTGGGCAGTGTCTATCAGATCTAGCAAATAGTATAGTTCGCCAAACAACTTACCAAACAATCAGAGAAAGAAATCTGTGCAGGACCTGACTTAGACCGTAAAAAAAAGCAACTAACCTAACATGTCTGGTTGTGGAACAtgttagaattttcttttcggCCGAAGGAACCTGTTTAATTTAAGCCATGTTCACTAGTGGTGGAGTTGAGCGACGTAATGAATTTCTTGAAACGTGAGGTTTCTTTATACGTGGTAGAATTTAGTTCCGGCTTGAAAAGAGACATTAAGTAGGTACCAAACCCCAATCCAGAAAGAGATTTATAGGATCTAAGAACCTTTCTCTGCATGGTTTTGATGGAGAGctaattcatttcttttctctgaATCCGCTGCAGGATCAAGTGCTAATTAAGACATGGAACTCAGGAGGCTATGGGAATAAGAAGGGTGGCCTAGAAGGATAAGTGAGCGGACGGGAAATGTTGTACATATCCTATCTTGGAATGATTTGGGGGacaataattttcatttatcaattCGAACCTGTCCGTTTACATCCTATTTCTATCATCTCTATAAATGGTCATTCGCTTGCTGGAAGCTTTTGCAATGTTATTTAACTGTTTGAACATTCACTTGTCAGTCGCAATTCTTCGTTCCAGTAATCTTCTTCAAGACATACGTGAACGCACAAAAGCTAAAGTACACGGAGTAAGTTGACAGGTATCCTGCTTTATAGCACAAGGTGGTTGTGTCCGAAACTTTCAACCCCCTATTTTAAAGATGTTCCAAGAAGAAGCAACGGCttaaagaagagggaaaagtgcaatGAGGAGCAAGCATTTTCCTGCTTTTGCCGTTGGTGTTCTTTTCAATCTCTACGCATTTCACCGCTCCACCGGAAATTCTTATAGGACcctttgaatatatctttttgtAAAAGTAGAAGGCAAGGGTAAATAAGATGTAGTTCCCCTTCCTTCTACAAGGCTAGGCAAGGATGGTACAGAAAGGGAGGACATTGTTCAGAGTGAAACTGAACCAAACGCCCTTTCTATGTAGCAATCGCTATCTATGCGATAAGGATAATCTGCGTCAAGCTAGATCTTCTAGTTCGAGTATGAATTCCTTCTCATTCGAGAAGTCCCCCTCAGGGCCTTAGGTATAGAAAGATATCAACGTCGTCCAAATCCCAACAATTTGTTTCTTCAACGTGATAAATGAAAAGTTCTTGTTATTTGGAACATGGTTTGGGGGAACAAACGTGTTTTTTTGGGGTTAAacatgctttaaatttgttaggAAGATTCGCATTGGGGTCTCTCCTCTATTGAAGTAAGCGATGTGGCATTATAGTAAAATGCTATGCGTGAAACAAGTTGAATGTTTATATtctcaaattagaaaatcataagaaagatatatataaaaaaaaaaaaaaaacatggcttgATACTGCCAAACGGCTTTGCGTCAAAACCCTTTTATAGAACCAATGCAGAATGAGCTCCACATGCGCCTTGTGCATTTTTGCATCGTAAGGAACACAAAATGAATTGTCATGGTCGATGCGATGCTCAGTGTGAATAAGTGAAGGGATGGAAAAATAACCAAATATTAGTTTCTGATTATTTGGTggtaaatgaataatttgaaagtatatatttttagaaataatcatttatatcgcttataaaaatgaatggacggaaatttttttcattattcataaaaaatatttctatataGATTGTCATCGATTTTGAAAagctttttattaattaattattttaaatgacgtaaataattatttaaaaaatatttttttatttttttattttttgtgaaataaatagaaTCTTAAATTTGCTATAAGTACGCATGGGAAAATAATGTTGGCATTTCTCATGTGTAATTCACTAATTTTAGAGAAAGAAGGGCGAGTGACCACTGACCAAAGCCATCGTCCCTGCAAGAAGCCAAGCAATGATACGATGATATTTCAAGGTGCTGACATGGCGTGAGCCCATTGGTTCTGGAGGGACGCAATGACGAAACACAGGGGACctgcaaaaaaaatgaagcagagCTCCTTTGATCGAATCTGCAAAATGGATTGATCTGAAAGACTTCTTGCACCGAACAAATCTCCTTGTGCGCGAGCTCCATCATTTGTGCGACAAAGCTGCAAGAGCGAAGAGGAGGCATTTGCTTCGATGGCGGAGGGACCAGAGACGCCGTCGTCCGCCTCACAACCCCCGCCACCACCTCCGCCGTCGTCATCGTCGGAGAAATCTCCTCAAGGCACTATTCGGCAACAAGCACAGGTTCTTTAATTGCTATGTGTTTCTTTGTTTGCTAGCTAGCATGTCTTCCTCTTGTCTTTCGCCTTCTTAGAACTTGATCTATGGGATTTGCGGGGGCTAGGGTTTTGGTTGGGGGTTTCGGTGCTTGATCCTTGTGGAATTTCCTCTGTGCAGTGTCTGTTTTGCTCTATTCGTGGTGAAATCTCGGTGAATTGTTGCTTTCACGTATCTGATTTGGGGAAAATAAGCGGCTTGATTGCTTGGACTTCTGTGCAATATTTGAAGTTTGTTTAAAGGTATATTTGAGTTATATATTAGGTTTAGATGCACCTGTGAGGTGGTTGAGCTTAAAGTTTGGTTTAGAAAATCAGCTTTTTCGCTGCCGGGATGTTGTTCAACACGGTGGAGAAAAACACAGTGGCAATGACGATTGAATTCCCTGTTTACTTATCTGTTGCATCTGGAACTTTTATGATCTATTCTTGAGTAGTTACTGCATCGCAGTTTTTGTCTAGTGTCTAGTGCCGAGCTCTGTTGTCGTAGACAACTACCTCTGTTGTCTATTAAATTTGCTTGCACTTATGAAATCATGTTTGGTTGATGTGTAACTTCGGTAGCACCATTTCTTCATTATTGTCTTATCATAGAGTGATTAAAAGTAGTATATAGACTCTGAATCATATTTGTACTCTGCTTCACATTTCATCTGTTGGCCTTGTATCCTCAGGTTCCATTATCGTCTGCTTTTCCAGTTCCTGGAAATGGTGATATGCAAATGTTCCCCGTCTTCTATCCTACCCTAGGTCCCAGCCTAAGTAATTCGCAAAATCAAGATCAGACAAATAGGGGAGCTGGCATCTACGCAGTTCCAGTTTCTCCCTACCTTGGGTCCTTTTCTGGATTTCAATCCAACACCCTTATCCCTCTTACCTATAACATACCAACGTAAGTACATCCAATCTATTGCCTGTTGGGGGActttaaatttgtcataaactTGTCTAAAATTGCTTCGACATTCATCATCTATGTTTGCTCTATTTGCTGCTGTTGATTTGTCTCTGTAATTAATTTGTAATCAGGAAATCCGTCTGTAGTGTCCATTAGTTTAAATTGTCTGAATGCTTGCTTCCCTCCTTCTCCTATCATGGTCTAGAAACTTTaccttgctttcttttttttttttttgtggggggtggTGGGTGGGTGGTTGTGCTATGAATTGCTTAGTTCTTTTCTGCCTCCACAAGCTGACAATTGCATAAAAGTAGCATCTCCTTATCTCCTAAATATGATTTCATGAAGTAAGTGGAAGGAAATGCTCTTTCCATCACCTTGAAAGTGTGTCATATACAGTGTTTTAGAAACTGACCAGGACCGCCTGGTTCAACCGTGTACCGGCATTTCCTCTGATGTTCAAAATCCCATGCCTGTGGCAGTCAGGAGCTGGTCAAACTGGCTGAAACCAGTTAGATGGGTCATGCAGTTTTGGTTAAAACTGGCTTTTCAACCGGTTCTTTGACTTTGTAAAATAAAGAAGAGGATGCGTGGACAGAAGTTCTGAAATCACGCACGGATGGAAGTAAATTTGGCAATTATACCACCTGAGCCAATTAACTTTACGTATTTATTCTTGCTAATTTACATATATAAAGTCTGCTTGTTTCCCACTTGAAAAGGATTTATAAAGTTACAGGTCATGAATCTCGAACTCGAGTCCTCTGGATACACTTTAAAAGCCCATGCTAGTTGAGCTGACCCGCACGCCTGGAACTTGTGCATATAGACAGGCCATATATAACTGCAACTCATCTCACTTTAGACCAGCCGGTTTGACCAGTTCTTCCAGTTGAACCGATTAGTTCTCCAGTTTGGCCTTCTGTACAGTTTTTATAGCATTGGTCATGTGTCTAAGTTTCTTAAGGTTAAAGTTCTCGTGTGAGCTTTCATAAACTAATAACTGCATCGAGTTTGAGAatagcatgaaaatatttgtcttCAATCATATAAGATCTTTTAGTCCTTTGTTGCTCGTGTGCTTAGAGTAGATGAGTTCATGCCGTTTTGATTCAAACAGATCTTTGACTGGTTCATTGACTCTGTAAGATAAAGAAGAGGATGGGTGGAGTCTCGAAATTGTGTATGAAGGGAAGTCAATTTGGCAGTTATACCAGCTGAGCCAATTACCTTTATGTACTTATTCTTGCCAATTTACATTTATAAAAGATTTCCCattctgaaaaaaatttacGAAGTTACAAGCCGTGGGTCTCAAACTCGAGTCTTCTCGATTCACATTAAAAGCACAAACCAGTTGTGCTGCGCCGTGTGCCTGGAATTTATGTGCATTTTTTTGTATATACCGGCTATTATATGACTTTGACACACCTCACTTTAAACCAGCCGAGGGACCGGTTCTTCCGGTTGAACCAGTGGGTTCTCCAGTATGGCGTCCAGTACATTTTTTTGCACATTAGCCTTTATGTCTAAGTTTCTTAAGGTTGAGGTTCTCATGTGATGCATTGATCCTGAgaattgaatgaaaatattgattttaaataataattgatCTTGCAATACTTTGTTGCTTGTGTGCTTATAGTAGACGAGTTCGTGAGGCGGGGTCTACAGGTGAGGAACAGGGGCAGGTGGGCCACCAGCAACAGAACCCCCAGCAACAGCCTGCACCTCAGAGACAAGTTGTTGTGAGGAGATTTCAGATCGCAATTCAGCTCGATTTGTTACTCATATTAAAGCTGGCTGCTGTGATATTTCTGTTTAACCAAGATGGATCAAGACAAAGGCTGGTTGTCCTTGTGTTTTTTGCTTCCCTCATCTATTTGTAAGTATCTGGGCCTATTAACGAGTTACACAGTCATTGCATGTGAGCCTCTCCATTTGATTGGTCCAAGGacttattttttgttgttgccagTATGGGAATCTTACTTATAGGGTGAGGAATGTTGCATTTTAATCCTCCTCGATCTGGTTCATAATGTTATTTTGTTAGTTGAAGCCAATTAATGCATGCTGAGGAGCCGTTGTTATTTGAAATCAGGGAATAAGAGACCTCcggagtttttattttttcttggacTTTGTGTTAGCAACATTTCTATTGAATGTAAAGCTGACTTTGTGGACACTGGCTGATGTAGGTATCAAACTGGAGCTTTGGCACCATTGATTCGATGGCTCTCTCAAGGCATGCAGAGAGCAGCTGCACCTCCTCATCCACCAAGGCCTGCAGTGAGAGCTGAGAATGTTCCACCTGCTGCAGGTCAAGGAAACGAAAATCAGCCTCTGGCAGGTACATTTCATTCACAGATATGCGAAAGTCGTGCATTGTCAACCTCAATCCCGGGAAAGTTACAGTCAACTCTATGTTATTTCATACAGTTGATCCATAGATATGTCTCTTAAGAGATTCAATTCGTAGATTTTAGTACCTTTTCCATCATGTGATAATGCCTTTACAAGTCCTTATTTTGCGAAATTAACTCTATATCGCCTAGGGTTCTTCTAATGTTTTAGTAAAACATTTCTAGAAGCCTCAAGTAGACAAATCTATTCAAAAGAGTTAAATTTCTGCTTCCATACATATGACCATCCATGTATCTACTGGCTGCTTTGTGAGGATAGGGGAGAGAAATTGTCATGGATTCCATGGAACAAGGATAGACAAAGCACTAGTAGTGGTGTTTGGTACATGACAATTGTGCCCATCAAATTGATGTGTTCTTCTGGCCGATGCAAATGATTTTTCCTGTAATATAATGCAGCTGATGGACAAGCTGGCGCTGAGAATGAGAACCGTGCAGTGGAAGATGATGGAAATCAGGCAGCTGAGAACCAAAATGCAGCAGAACAGGGTGCCGAGAATGGGGCCAATCATTGGTGGGGGATTGTGAAGGAGATCCAGATGATTGTCTTTGGTTTTATCTCTTCGTTGCTCCCTGGTTTTCACAACATTGATTAGCGTGTTGCAGTTTAGCCAAGAAATGGCTTAAGAGGCACAATttaatgtttattttttgtgtttggaAATAAATGTACAAAAGTCATAGCTGGATCTATGTCGATATAGTAGGAGAGAGATACATAACAGGAACAGAAGGATTTTGGATAAATTGGATTCGAGCCGTTTAGTCGGTTGTCCTTTTTCTATGAAACCCATTTCAATCGGAACGATTTGCTTAAAACTGTCTGAAGGTCTTGTGTAGGGCCGTCAAAATGGGTCTTAAATTCATATTTTAACTCAAATTTACTGAGTGAGTTATATATCGGTCACCTCAAATTTGAAATATAGATTATAATAGGTTCCAAAGGGACAAGCGAAAAAAAGATGGATTTTTGTGGGTTCTATTATAACCCCACTTGCGACTCCCTCGGATCATAATCGCAGACTGAGTCAAGAGAGCGGTCTCGGTCCCTCTTTGATCTTTGTTCCTCTCGTCTCTCTTTGATTCCATCTGTCGTGACTCGCCAATTTCCGTTCTTGGTGagctttcttcctcctctttgatcACAACTGATTGGCGTTGCCGAGGCCCCCATCGCCTATCTCTAGCGTCATTGCCGCCTATCTTCGGTGGCCCTCTGAAGAATCGGAGTCATATTTATCTTTAGGGTCTGGGGCCTCCTTGCTTTCTGATTGATCTGGCTTTGTGCACCTGTAACGAGTAACTCAAATTACTTGGCTTCTAAATCTAGGTctcttttgtctctctctcttcatcttcctctgtCATCTCGCGAGTCTCCCTCACTCTCCTTTGCTGCTCACCCATCGCCATCACCACCAGATTGGCCGTCGAAAGATGCTCTTAAAAGTAGTCATCTACGAATAGTACTCATCAGAAGAGGGACTTCACATGATTCGTTAAGTTCAATAAAACTAGAAAGAATTTCAAATGAGCGCCTAAAGTactcttattttttaaataaagatatgaattgttctcattatttcaaaaaaggacctgattaattattactttttaatatttttttttctttttttttttccctattttataTGAGTTTGCACCCACTTGCTGCCCTATAATTGATCCTTTTAGTTAAATGATGAGAAATTAATGCGTCGTGTGTATGTCACAAAAGATGTTCCCAAATAGAGAGGAGGTAGAGCTAACACGTGTACTCCGGCCATCGTCACCGCCGATGCTTGGAAGTGACCCCGATCCAAAAGAGCGGGGGGCATTGCTCGTCATCCAACCCAGATCCACCAACCTTCGCTTTCACCACCACCTTCATCTCCCTGTCCATAACCTGACTCTCGAGCTCTTTTACTGTCTCAGCAAGCTGGTCTATCTTTTTTTCGGAGAAAGCaatttaatgtgaaaaattactaaaaattgagCACGGGTTTGGTCAGGTACGGGTATGGTGTTGGTCGGATATGGATCGCTCAAATTACAATATAGGAAGTGGGTCGATATGAATTAAATGGATCCATTTGAGTAGTACCATTTTTGACCCGATTCAAATCCAACCGCCCATCTCTTTGGTTGGGCCAGTTTGCCGTTTAGGGGCCCATGGTAATACTTTTGAAAGTAGATTTCTGCTTCGTAAACGCTTACGGAgtataaattcgtttggtaatgtaatttctgaggtagaaatccgtttggtaaaaacttttatttttgaaagaaatttctatttctgaagtgcttctggagtagaaatccgttttgtaatgtaatttctaaagcagaaattcgtttggtaaaaaattttatttctgaggtgaattttcacttctgaagttgtttttcccctaattagagaagttaaaaaaaaaatagcttctcaactaaagaagtaattttagacccccaaaaaagaaaactcaagaagtacttcttagacaaaaaaaaaaaaaaaactcacaaagtACTTCTTGCCTCACATTCTTTTCATTACGTGCTCATCCTCTTTTCGATCGGGCCTGTTTCCTCTGACTTCCGTCGTTGCCCATCACTAATCACCAATACTCGTCGTCGCGGCCGACAACCGTCGACCACCGCCATCGCCAACCACCACtggccgccgcccatcgccgcctGTGACTACCGTCAACCGCCGAGCATCTCCCGTCGCCTCTCGTGATTGCCTCCCGCCGCCGGACGCCGCCCATGATCGTCGACCATCGCCCGATGTCGCCCACCTCCAACCACTAGCCTTCGCAGGCCGCGGTAGCCGAGTCGCTATCTCCAtccgccggagtaaaaaataaataataaattttatattttta
This genomic interval from Rhodamnia argentea isolate NSW1041297 chromosome 4, ASM2092103v1, whole genome shotgun sequence contains the following:
- the LOC115744601 gene encoding uncharacterized protein LOC115744601 isoform X3; amino-acid sequence: MAEGPETPSSASQPPPPPPPSSSSEKSPQGTIRQQAQVPLSSAFPVPGNGDMQMFPVFYPTLGPSLSNSQNQDQTNRGAGIYAVPVSPYLGSFSGFQSNTLIPLTYNIPTRVREAGSTGEEQGQVGHQQQNPQQQPAPQRQVVVRRFQIAIQLDLLLILKLAAVIFLFNQDGSRQRLVVLVFFASLIYLYQTGALAPLIRWLSQGMQRAAAPPHPPRPAVRAENVPPAAGQGNENQPLAADGQAGAENENRAVEDDGNQAAENQNAAEQGAENGANHWWGIVKEIQMIVFGFISSLLPGFHNID
- the LOC115744601 gene encoding uncharacterized protein LOC115744601 isoform X2; its protein translation is MAEGPETPSSASQPPPPPPPSSSSEKSPQGTIRQQAQVPLSSAFPVPGNGDMQMFPVFYPTLGPSLSNSQNQDQTNRGAGIYAVPVSPYLGSFSGFQSNTLIPLTYNIPTRRVREAGSTGEEQGQVGHQQQNPQQQPAPQRQVVVRRFQIAIQLDLLLILKLAAVIFLFNQDGSRQRLVVLVFFASLIYLYQTGALAPLIRWLSQGMQRAAAPPHPPRPAVRAENVPPAAGQGNENQPLAADGQAGAENENRAVEDDGNQAAENQNAAEQGAENGANHWWGIVKEIQMIVFGFISSLLPGFHNID
- the LOC115744601 gene encoding uncharacterized protein LOC115744601 isoform X1, which produces MAEGPETPSSASQPPPPPPPSSSSEKSPQGTIRQQAQVPLSSAFPVPGNGDMQMFPVFYPTLGPSLSNSQNQDQTNRGAGIYAVPVSPYLGSFSGFQSNTLIPLTYNIPTQLDRFFRLNQWVLQYGVQRVREAGSTGEEQGQVGHQQQNPQQQPAPQRQVVVRRFQIAIQLDLLLILKLAAVIFLFNQDGSRQRLVVLVFFASLIYLYQTGALAPLIRWLSQGMQRAAAPPHPPRPAVRAENVPPAAGQGNENQPLAADGQAGAENENRAVEDDGNQAAENQNAAEQGAENGANHWWGIVKEIQMIVFGFISSLLPGFHNID